In the Wyeomyia smithii strain HCP4-BCI-WySm-NY-G18 chromosome 2, ASM2978416v1, whole genome shotgun sequence genome, one interval contains:
- the LOC129719828 gene encoding calphotin-like, with amino-acid sequence MKALVVCALVCVAFSGILSASIIRVAREDVVPIVDELIKEEVVSELRNAEIPVAVEEEPAKVILEETVVPVENQRSAVKVVEVVEPVVFEKVVVDEPVVNAEKESVELLRSVSPVVAVEEPIAVVKETEVVVEPVVEDKVVAAVESLRNVEPVVEVVEPAVAVVDEPKKDDEPTQSESLLRSALPLVVEKEVVPAVANVEEEPIAPAVRTVAEVILDKAEAKPVEVPAEAPAVKADEVSPVESLKSVEPSVVAEEPAAVVVDEAKNEPVDDPEYLRAVPIKPFLEQLAESQAANAKADSVVEPLVEEKVVPDSVVAAVDSLRSNAPVVAVEEPIAVAVPEKAKVAEKVAEPAAEAENVAADETPAPAVTADEEPTPALAADATEEKVPVPEVPVEEKVIDPVESLRSALPAAEVEEPKVIVTEEKKETLQTVENEVVPAVKAIVEEKVAETEQKPADEPTEAVRAVVPIVEEVAPVKEVEQEPSDVLRAAEVKDDASTTARPNLIQQIIQPVNNLIQNSPLGPILNRGSTTAAPAAGQAENLNAGEVAAAANDETATTAAPNVFQQLGQNIQSFLNPNTQAAQSSAEGSTTARPNIIQQVSNAVGSVFNRPSSNSEQQPTPATGPIQSLVQNVQNFFRPQSSTTATESGASAAETPAPAAPLTAEDAPSA; translated from the coding sequence ATGAAAGCTTTAGTAGTCTGCGCGCTGGTCTGTGTGGCCTTCAGCGGTATTCTGAGTGCGTCGATAATCAGGGTGGCTCGTGAAGATGTAGTTCCTATCGTGGATGAACTCATCAAGGAAGAAGTGGTATCCGAATTGCGGAATGCCGAAATTCCTGTCGCCGTCGAGGAAGAACCAGCCAAAGTAATCCTCGAAGAAACAGTTGTACCGGTAGAAAATCAACGTTCCGCTGTTAAAGTGGTCGAAGTCGTCGAACCTGTGGTTTTTGAAAAGGTTGTCGTGGATGAACCTGTCGTTAATGCTGAAAAAGAATCTGTAGAGTTATTGCGCAGTGTTTCACCAGTAGTAGCCGTCGAGGAGCCGATTGCCGTTGTCAAAGAAACCGAAGTTGTCGTCGAGCCTGTCGTAGAAGATAAGGTAGTCGCAGCAGTTGAATCATTGCGTAATGTGGAACCCGTAGTAGAGGTTGTCGAACCTGCCGTAGCTGTTGTCGACGAGCCGAAAAAGGATGACGAGCCGACGCAATCCGAGAGCTTACTGCGCAGCGCTCTTCCTCTTGTCGTGGAAAAAGAAGTTGTGCCAGCTGTAGCCAACGTTGAGGAAGAACCGATCGCTCCTGCAGTGCGAACTGTTGCTGAAGTTATTCTGGACAAAGCTGAAGCGAAACCGGTTGAAGTACCAGCCGAAGCACCTGCTGTTAAAGCTGATGAAGTTAGCCCGGTCGAATCGTTGAAAAGCGTAGAGCCATCCGTAGTTGCTGAGGAGCCAGCCGCTGTGGTTGTAGATGAAGCAAAGAATGAACCCGTAGATGATCCAGAGTATCTTCGCGCTGTACCGATTAAGCCTTTCTTGGAACAACTAGCTGAGTCTCAAGCGGCCAACGCTAAGGCTGATTCTGTAGTAGAGCCTCTTGTAGAAGAGAAAGTTGTTCCAGATTCAGTTGTTGCTGCTGTCGATTCTTTAAGATCCAACGCACCAGTTGTAGCTGTCGAAGAGCCAATTGCCGTTGCTGTTCCGGAAAAGGCGAAGGTTGCCGAAAAAGTTGCTGAACCTGCTGCTGAAGCTGAAAATGTTGCTGCCGATGAAACACCCGCTCCAGCAGTTACCGCCGATGAAGAACCTACACCCGCTCTTGCTGCCGACGCAACCGAAGAAAAGGTTCCAGTTCCAGAAGTTCCGGTGGAAGAAAAAGTAATTGATCCAGTTGAATCCCTACGCTCTGCACTTCCCGCAGCTGAAGTCGAAGAACCAAAAGTTATCGTAACTGAAGAGAAAAAGGAAACACTCCAGACTGTGGAGAATGAAGTTGTTCCTGCTGTCAAAGCAATTGTAGAGGAAAAAGTTGCCGAGACCGAGCAAAAGCCAGCTGATGAGCCAACCGAAGCTGTTCGAGCTGTTGTACCGATTGTAGAGGAAGTTGCTCCAGTAAAGGAAGTCGAACAAGAGCCTTCTGATGTTTTGCGTGCTGCCGAAGTGAAAGATGATGCTAGCACGACCGCCCGCCCAAATCTGATTCAGCAAATCATTCAACCAGTCAACAATCTCATCCAAAACAGCCCACTTGGACCAATTCTGAACCGAGGCTCAACAACTGCCGCCCCAGCTGCTGGTCAGGCTGAGAACTTGAACGCCGGTGAAGTCGCGGCTGCTGCCAACGATGAAACAGCAACCACTGCCGCTCCCAATGTGTTCCAGCAGCTTGGTCAGAACATCCAAAGCTTCCTAAATCCAAACACCCAAGCCGCACAAAGCTCTGCGGAAGGTAGTACCACAGCCCGACCCAACATTATTCAGCAGGTATCGAATGCTGTCGGATCCGTATTCAATCGCCCATCCAGCAACTCCGAGCAACAGCCAACTCCTGCCACAGGCCCTATTCAAAGCTTAGTGCAGAACGTCCAGAATTTCTTCCGGCCACAATCATCTACAACTGCTACCGAGTCCGGCGCATCCGCGGCCGAAACGCCAGCGCCCGCTGCACCCCTTACCGCCGAAGATGCCCCTTCCGCTTGA
- the LOC129719829 gene encoding mucin-2-like, whose translation MCSGTIKTYLALSVLCSLSLPTWNAPDAICERIDFNDFTSYKIRQCSDGNKEILRLASYIRTTKFEPYRPNTVYYLSNPLPGINCCESIESFFVNSYTEIRMIYQLVFRSVSTLTIRLFDLDQVDNRGNPTVVQFWSTQQPTQTWSLFAGHVEREVQRARIQIEVDMSVDGEIAIEYITVFNPLVQEQFCRELDEFYVPPSETTDFTTTATSSTRRTTTTSIPTTTTIATTTTTTTSNPITTSTTTQAPTTTSTSTTPMTTTSLPTTTTATTTTTTTTTTMPTTTTTTPTTTIPTTTTTTTTTPTTTASTTTTISTSTSTTMPPTSTSTSTFTSSISTTTTTFPVITSTTETTTTLETTTTTAIPTTYSTTITAEPTTTTPLRTSYPTTTTTSFETTSTKLMTTTPPTTTTSTTTIAPTSITATEPVTTAAATTILTTPETTSTIISRETDTTTILTDLTTTYDSTTASRSPSTTSVSISTQTTPKATSSTVPTTVPETTERSTATISTISTTASMPESSTVLTTSPWTTTASIKPSSTPETPTGTSNSDIAMTTEPSDTAAATTILSTRRTRSTSRRTTRTTTEESTAVILTTTSIGVTTPQTSSAVNTTIFTDEHQTTQVSESTPDAATTKLSTVTTNSTTRTTTDVKTTSSLNDSQPTVPLPFTIDPNPTLAPQAQKAFDEADAIWISVSGIFLMLFVIVSAIGVYLYVSCQQISQVVSKELELTEVDASHIEPLPTAVNPYVTPQILANFHQQRQLGQNRRNRVPKKSRESMLSTTSDNSSAFANVNRRYTKEPIIPSTSRPFSLAEEIRKTRLKNRLNKF comes from the coding sequence ATGTGTTCGGGTACGATAAAAACTTATTTGGCACTATCAGTCCTATGTTCGCTCTCGCTTCCAACCTGGAATGCGCCGGATGCAATTTGTGAGCGAATTGATTTTAATGATTTCACGTCATATAAAATAAGACAGTGCTCTGATGGAAACAAGGAAATTTTGCGTCTTGCGTCCTATATCCGAACGACTAAGTTTGAGCCATATCGACCGAACACAGTTTATTACCTGTCGAATCCGCTTCCGGGCATTAATTGCTGCGAATCAATAGAAAGTTTCTTTGTAAATTCTTATACGGAAATACGAATGATTTATCAACTAGTTTTTCGGTCAGTGTCGACATTAACGATTCGATTGTTTGACTTAGATCAAGTCGATAACCGAGGTAACCCAACAGTTGTACAGTTTTGGTCAACGCAACAACCAACACAAACTTGGAGTTTATTCGCCGGACATGTTGAGAGGGAAGTCCAACGAGCAAGAATACAAATTGAAGTTGATATGAGCGTCGATGGGGAAATTGCGATTGAGTACATAACAGTATTCAATCCCTTGGTACAGGAGCAGTTCTGTAGAGAGTTAGACGAATTTTATGTTCCACCATCTGAAACAACCGATTTCACAACCACCGCTACGAGTTCAACCCGCCGTACTACCACAACAAGTATTCCCACAACAACAActattgcaacaacaacaacaacaacaacatctaATCCCATCACCACTAGCACAACCACTCAAGCCCCAACCACCACATCCACTTCTACTACACCAATGACTACTACGTCTCTGCCAACTACCACTACTGCTactactaccactaccactacaaCTACCACAATGCCAACAACCACAACCACTACTCCTACAACCACTATTCCTACAACCACTACTACTACAACCACTACTCCTACAACCACCGCCTCCACAACAACCACAATTTCAACATCCACCAGCACCACAATGCCTCCTACTTCTACATCTACGAGTACTTTTACATCTTCCATATCTACAACCACAACGACTTTTCCTGTCATAACCTCTACAACAGAAACTACTACTACACTTGAAACAACAACGACAACCGCCATTCCTACTACATATTCTACTACAATTACCGCAGAACCAACAACGACTACTCCCTTACGCACTTCCTATCCAACAACTACTACAACTTCTTTTGAAACTACATCGACAAAACTCATGACTACTACTCCTCCTACTACTACTACTTCTACTACAACTATTGCTCCTACCAGTATTACAGCTACGGAACCtgtaacaacagcagcagcaacaacaatttTAACTACTCCCGAGACTACCAGTACTATAATTTCGCGTGAAACAGACACCACAACAATATTAACAGACCTTACAACTACCTATGATTCCACGACCGCTTCAAGATCACCCTCAACTACAAGTGTATCTATCAGTACTCAAACGACCCCTAAGGCAACATCATCAACAGTGCCCACAACGGTTCCTGAAACTACAGAACGGTCTACTGCTACTATTTCTACTATATCAACAACTGCGAGTATGCCAGAATCATCCACGGTCCTCACAACTTCACCTTGGACAACCACAGCCTCTATAAAACCATCAAGTACACCCGAGACCCCTACGGGTACTTCGAACTCCGATATAGCAATGACGACTGAACCTAGTGACACTGCTGCTGCGACAACAATTTTGTCCACACGTCGTACAAGAAGTACTTCCAGACGAACGACTAGAACAACAACAGAGGAAAGTACTGCTGTTATCTTAACGACAACATCTATTGGCGTTACTACACCGCAAACTTCTTCAGCTGTTAATACTACGATTTTCACTGATGAACATCAAACCACTCAAGTATCAGAATCCACGCCAGATGCAGCAACAACAAAATTATCTACAGTCACAACAAACTCAACAACCCGTACGACCACCGACGTGAAAACCACCTCTTCGTTGAACGATTCCCAGCCCACAGTACCACTACCATTTACAAttgacccgaacccgaccctaGCGCCTCAAGCACAAAAAGCATTTGATGAGGCCGATGCTATTTGGATCTCTGTTTCCGGTATATTCCTCATGTTGTTCGTCATCGTATCTGCCATTGGAGTATATCTGTACGTAAGCTGCCAACAGATAAGTCAAGTTGTGAGCAAAGAGCTGGAGTTAACTGAAGTCGATGCAAGCCACATCGAACCGTTACCGACTGCCGTCAATCCCTATGTAACTCCACAGATCTTGGCGAATTTTCACCAGCAAAGACAGCTGGGGCAAAACAGACGCAACCGAGTACCAAAAAAGTCGCGCGAGAGTATGCTCTCGACGACTAGTGATAACAGCAGTGCATTTGCTAATGTTAATCGACGTTATACCAAGGAGCCTATCATTCCTAGCACCAGCAGGCCATTTTCACTAGCCgaagaaatcagaaaaacaaGACTTAAGAATCGACTGAATAAATTTTAG